In Nitrospira sp., a single genomic region encodes these proteins:
- a CDS encoding lipid-binding SYLF domain-containing protein yields MKFGLITKCSTIPASMIALLLCVSWPGNSAALDSSEESAEQQQLVDQATSTFERFLAEPGLAAGYRLKPDSMKAVFIVPKLWRGAVVVGGSGGRGVLLARDLVKGGWSPPAFYTMSSTSFGPQVGVDSSELILIVQTFAALERFSGKGTARLGVDGGFTVGAFGEGGTTALDVISFAWSKGAFMGFALQGFAITASSKDNRIYYGTPVNPEEILANKTVTNPGADSLRATLGRLIP; encoded by the coding sequence GTGAAATTCGGCCTGATTACAAAATGCTCGACTATCCCTGCCTCGATGATCGCCTTGCTGCTCTGTGTGAGCTGGCCGGGCAACAGCGCTGCCCTTGATTCGAGTGAGGAGAGCGCCGAGCAGCAACAGTTGGTCGATCAGGCGACATCGACGTTCGAACGGTTCCTGGCCGAACCGGGCCTTGCCGCCGGTTATCGGCTCAAACCCGACAGCATGAAGGCCGTGTTTATCGTTCCTAAATTGTGGCGCGGCGCCGTGGTCGTCGGCGGATCCGGCGGTCGTGGCGTGCTGTTGGCGCGGGATCTCGTAAAAGGGGGATGGTCGCCGCCGGCCTTCTATACGATGAGCTCGACCAGTTTCGGACCCCAGGTCGGGGTGGACTCGTCGGAGCTGATTCTCATCGTCCAGACTTTTGCCGCTCTCGAGCGCTTCTCGGGAAAGGGCACGGCACGACTGGGAGTCGACGGCGGCTTTACAGTCGGCGCCTTCGGGGAAGGGGGGACCACCGCGCTCGACGTGATCTCATTCGCCTGGTCGAAGGGCGCGTTCATGGGGTTCGCCCTGCAGGGATTCGCCATTACGGCCTCCTCCAAAGATAATCGGATCTATTACGGGACGCCGGTCAACCCTGAAGAGATTCTCGCCAACAAGACCGTGACCAATCCCGGCGCGGACAGCCTCCGTGCCACGCTCGGCAGATTGATCCCGTAG